The Eremothecium cymbalariae DBVPG#7215 chromosome 8, complete sequence genome has a window encoding:
- a CDS encoding C2H2-type zinc finger protein (similar to Ashbya gossypii ADL042W) — protein MNQHYSTRSTINSYYQNIGHARPNTMELPSFQYQNYARSNVMVSHPVSIHMSPYQYYYNADPAFSSVYVSPASSTSRSLPSLPSLKELVSTAATEPINPVPAQYHVSMVPPRPTRVRLPPIQVPNYQQLQQPFTHYEHVPHHQAPISSSSILSTPKAAPLVVVNTPSPSVTPTLGLSSSSASVSTSVAPAGTSHNESQPQLIPRRNSMPCFPVAHVNHHNQQQQHLLLHVTQKTHKCPKRCSSYRKSGSICEICGKDFKRPSALRTHMVVHNNDKPYKCEHIDCQKRFNVKSNMLRHMRKHKEVV, from the coding sequence ATGAACCAGCATTATAGCACGCGGTCTACGATCAACTCGTACTACCAGAACATTGGCCATGCAAGGCCCAATACGATGGAGTTACCAAGTTTTCAATACCAAAATTATGCCAGATCCAATGTTATGGTTTCTCATCCGGTTTCAATTCATATGTCACCCTATCAATACTATTATAACGCGGATCCAGCATTTTCGTCAGTTTACGTATCACCAGCATCTTCGACCAGCCGGTCTCTGCCTTCATTGCCCTCGCTTAAGGAGCTTGTGAGCACTGCTGCTACAGAGCCAATAAATCCAGTACCAGCTCAATATCATGTATCTATGGTTCCGCCACGGCCGACTAGGGTCAGGCTTCCTCCAATTCAAGTTCCTAATTATCAACAATTACAACAGCCATTCACACACTACGAGCACGTGCCTCATCACCAGGCaccaatatcttcatcgAGCATTCTGAGCACTCCAAAAGCAGCCCCACTGGTTGTTGTAAACACTCCTTCGCCTTCGGTAACGCCTACCTTAGGGCTGTCTTCGTCTTCAGCCTCTGTTTCAACTTCCGTTGCTCCTGCAGGCACAAGCCACAATGAATCCCAACCTCAACTAATTCCACGGCGTAATTCTATGCCCTGCTTCCCCGTTGCACATGTAAATCATCACAaccagcaacagcaacatcTACTTCTTCATGTGACTCAAAAGACCCATAAATGCCCTAAGAGATGCAGCTCCTACAGAAAGAGTGGCTCTATATGCGAGATCTGCGgtaaagatttcaaaagacCTAGCGCCCTAAGAACCCATATGGTTGTTCACAACAATGACAAACCCTACAAATGCGAACACATAGATTGCCAGAAACGCTTTAACGTCAAAAGCAATATGCTTAGACACATGAGGAAGCATAAAGAAGTTGTATGA